A single Triticum dicoccoides isolate Atlit2015 ecotype Zavitan chromosome 2A, WEW_v2.0, whole genome shotgun sequence DNA region contains:
- the LOC119356185 gene encoding protein FAR1-RELATED SEQUENCE 7-like isoform X1 yields MATTSGGGAAGDPAASSPAPSQPQHPTPRISHIVRTYLDLSSNSKKRRAARKNQLKPGGVETSAAGENKGCGPSGAASLEHSRLLRELGIRVSRYTNEERRDIITRYMQKRSGRQGVNRAAAKVPSRQALAERRRRSVGGQFLGKEDPQTADKPEEKAEEEPELPPEVVANAGGVPIIGMVFESEEKACKYYVSYAGNVGFSVRKGLWDKTAKSGSRSRFYVCSREGFRAKNLPKRPYPETRTGCPARFSIMLTPSGKYRVTEFVQDHNHQLAGPIDIGMLKSQRLLSKVQSGNGNAISIPPRYKNYLRTKPTKDMNAGDFRDLTDYFRSMKSDNPSFYYAIQVDENDKAANVFWADARSIFDYHYFSDVICFDMTYKLNDYSRPLALFLGINHHRQMVIFGAAFLYDETAESFKWLLETFKVAMCGKQPKTILTDQSAALKEALDLAWPGTVHRYCLWQIYQDAVKSLAHVFCISEEFTHDFSHCVFDVEDGQEFVETWNVIMEKYNLKENKLLNELYEDRENWALPYGRQIFSGDIKSMVRAETLGIRMKEYLDCEKELSPFLKFFESSVEKRRQEEIQADYQASQREPRTPLPLLWQAANLYTPINFELFRKEYEECMDCMVYGCGEFGSLSEYMITFKNRTKEQLVRFDSSDGTVACTCKKFETAGILCCHILKVYELKNVKEIPLQYLLKRWSKDAKLGTVHEINGFSFDSHIGSCVPERYAALCRLFYKIASKAAANVETFSMVASQSDQLNEGIERTLQSTLAAKSSVVHSIKDQLTRMVQNDYPLGNSSEPQKSTGKKMSEVTRRGNCQETNKRQKQRKGHSGEAAAGPREREVNVTDQFLPDQPMQGHYVLGHNFGLSTSQNLRDNLNHFDQVLVGMQASAVPTLQQQPFPGNGELTETQAYTGDMHALQFMETNPQIDHENGEEGQSSIPVWDFL; encoded by the exons ATGGCCACCACCTCCGGCGGCGGGGCCGCCGGCGACCCCGCTGCGTCCTCACCAGCGCCGAGCCAACCACAGCATCCGACACCCCGCATCTCTCACATCGTCCGCACCTACCTCGACCTCTCCTCCAATTCCAAGAAGCGCCGCGCCGCCCGTAAGAACCAGCTCAAGCCCGGCGGTGTAGAGACTTCCGCCGCCGGAGAAAACAAGGGATGCGGCCCCTCTGGGGCCGCCTCGTTGGAGCATTCGCGGCTGCTCCGGGAGCTGGGTATCCGGGTCTCCCGCTACACGAACGAGGAGCGCCGCGATATCATCACCCGCTACATGCAGAAGCGGAGCGGCCGCCAGGGCGTTAACCGCGCCGCCGCTAAG GTCCCGTCGAGGCAAGCCCTGGCGGAGCGGCGCCGGAGGAGTGTCGGAGGACAGTTCCTCGGCAAGGAGGACCCGCAG ACTGCAGATAAACCTGAAGAGAAGGCAGAAGAAGAGCCAGAATTGCCACCAGAAGTTGTTGCGAACGCTGGAGGAGTGCCCATAATTGGAATGGTCTTCGAGAGTGAAGAGAAAGCATGCAAGTATTATGTTAGTTATGCAGGAAATGTGGGATTTAGTGTCCGAAAAGGATTGTGGGATAAAACAGCAAAAAGTGGCAGTAGATCAAGGTTTTATGTCTGTTCCAGAGAGGGCTTTCGCGCAAAGAATTTGCCCAAGAGACCTTACCCGGAGACAAGGACGGGTTGCCCTGCACGATTTTCTATCATGTTAACGCCCAGTGGAAAATACCGAGTGACAGAATTTGTGCAGGATCATAATCACCAGCTTGCTGGTCCAATTGATATTGGGATGCTGAAGTCGCAAAGATTATTGTCCAAGGTTCAATCTGGAAATGGAAATGCCATAAGCATTCCTCCAAGGTACAAGAATTATCTTCGGACCAAGCCTACAAAAGATATGAACGCAGGGGATTTCAGAGATCTTACAGATTATTTTCGAAGTATGAAGAGTGATAATCCATCTTTTTACTATGCCATCCAGGTGGATGAAAATGACAAAGCTGCTAATGTCTTCTGGGCTGATGCAAGATCAATCTTCGACTATCATTATTTCAGTGATGTGATCTGCTTTGATATGACCTACAAACTGAATGACTACAGCAGGCCACTAGCTTTGTTTTTGGGTATCAACCATCATAGGCAAATGGTCATATTTGGTGCTGCTTTCCTGTATGATGAAACGGCTGAATCTTTCAAGTGGCTTCTTGAGACCTTTAAGGTTGCCATGTGTGGGAAACAGCCAAAGACTATTTTGACAGATCAATCTGCTGCTTTGAAGGAAGCACTAGACCTCGCTTGGCCTGGTACAGTTCACCGTTATTGCTTGTGGCAAATATACCAGGATGCAGTTAAGTCCTTGGCGCATGTTTTCTGTATTTCAGAAGAATTCACGCATGATTTTAGCCACTGTGTATTTGATGTCGAGGATGGCCAAGAGTTTGTTGAGACATGGAATGTGATAATGGAGAAATACAACCTTAAAGAAAACAAATTGTTAAATGAGCTTTACGAAGACAGAGAAAATTGGGCCTTGCCATATGGCCGACAAATATTCTCTGGGGACATTAAAAGCATGGTACGAGCagaaaccttaggcataaggatgaAAGAATACTTGGATTGTGAGAAAGAGCTATCTCCTTTTTTGAAGTTTTTTGAAAGTTCAGTTGAGAAGAGGAGACAGGAAGAGATACAAGCTGATTACCAAGCCAGCCAAAGGGAACCAAGAACACCTCTGCCACTGCTCTGGCAGGCTGCAAACTTGTATACACCAATAAATTTTGAGTTATTTAGGAAAGAGTATGAAGAGTGCATGGACTGTATGGTTTACGGTTGCGGCGAGTTCGGCTCTCTTTCTGAGTATATGATTACTTTTAAAAACAGAACTAAAGAACAACTTGTGCGGTTTGATTCATCAGATGGCACGGTTGCATGCACTTGTAAAAAATTTGAAACTGCTGGAATTTTATGCTGCCATATATTAAAGGTATATGAACTGAAGAATGTTAAAGAGATCCCCCTACAGTATCTTCTTAAGAGATGGAGTAAAGATGCAAAGTTGGGGACCGTTCATGAAATCAATGGGTTTAGTTTTGACAGTCATATAGGATCTTGTGTTCCAGAGCGTTATGCAGCTCTTTGTCGTTTGTTCTATAAGATTGCTTCTAAGGCTGCAGCGAACGTAGAGACATTTTCAATGGTCGCAAGCCAGTCGGATCAACTTAATGAAGGAATTGAACGAACTTTGCAATCAACACTAGCTGCTAAGTCATCTGTTGTCCATTCCATCAAGGATCAGTTAACTCGTATGGTTCAAAATGATTATCCTCTTGGTAATAGCAGCGAGCCTCAGAAATCTACAGGAAAGAAGATGAGTGAAGTTACTCGTCGTGGAAATTGTCAGGAAACCAATAAAAGGCAGAAACAAAGAAAAG GGCATTCTGGCGAAGCAGCTGCAGGACCAAGGGAAAGGGAAGTGAATGTTACGGATCAGTTCCTACCAGATCAACCAATGCAG GGACATTATGTACTTGGCCACAACTTTGGTCTTAGTACCTCACAGAACCTTCGTGACAATTTGAACCATTTTGATCAG GTTCTTGTGGGCATGCAGGCTTCTGCAGTTCCAACCCTGCAACAGCAGCCATTCCCTGGGAATGGTGAACTAACCGAAACCCAA GCCTATACTGGTGACATGCACGCATTGCAATTCATGGAGACGAATCCCCAGATCGACCATGAGAATGGAGAGGAGGGTCAGTCGTCGATACCGGTGTGGGATTTTCTCTGA
- the LOC119356185 gene encoding protein FAR1-RELATED SEQUENCE 7-like isoform X2, with the protein MATTSGGGAAGDPAASSPAPSQPQHPTPRISHIVRTYLDLSSNSKKRRAARKNQLKPGGVETSAAGENKGCGPSGAASLEHSRLLRELGIRVSRYTNEERRDIITRYMQKRSGRQGVNRAAAKVPSRQALAERRRRSVGGQFLGKEDPQTADKPEEKAEEEPELPPEVVANAGGVPIIGMVFESEEKACKYYVSYAGNVGFSVRKGLWDKTAKSGSRSRFYVCSREGFRAKNLPKRPYPETRTGCPARFSIMLTPSGKYRVTEFVQDHNHQLAGPIDIGMLKSQRLLSKVQSGNGNAISIPPRYKNYLRTKPTKDMNAGDFRDLTDYFRSMKSDNPSFYYAIQVDENDKAANVFWADARSIFDYHYFSDVICFDMTYKLNDYSRPLALFLGINHHRQMVIFGAAFLYDETAESFKWLLETFKVAMCGKQPKTILTDQSAALKEALDLAWPGTVHRYCLWQIYQDAVKSLAHVFCISEEFTHDFSHCVFDVEDGQEFVETWNVIMEKYNLKENKLLNELYEDRENWALPYGRQIFSGDIKSMVRAETLGIRMKEYLDCEKELSPFLKFFESSVEKRRQEEIQADYQASQREPRTPLPLLWQAANLYTPINFELFRKEYEECMDCMVYGCGEFGSLSEYMITFKNRTKEQLVRFDSSDGTVACTCKKFETAGILCCHILKVYELKNVKEIPLQYLLKRWSKDAKLGTVHEINGFSFDSHIGSCVPERYAALCRLFYKIASKAAANVETFSMVASQSDQLNEGIERTLQSTLAAKSSVVHSIKDQLTRMVQNDYPLGNSSEPQKSTGKKMSEVTRRGNCQETNKRQKQRKGHSGEAAAGPREREVNVTDQFLPDQPMQGHYVLGHNFGLSTSQNLRDNLNHFDQASAVPTLQQQPFPGNGELTETQAYTGDMHALQFMETNPQIDHENGEEGQSSIPVWDFL; encoded by the exons ATGGCCACCACCTCCGGCGGCGGGGCCGCCGGCGACCCCGCTGCGTCCTCACCAGCGCCGAGCCAACCACAGCATCCGACACCCCGCATCTCTCACATCGTCCGCACCTACCTCGACCTCTCCTCCAATTCCAAGAAGCGCCGCGCCGCCCGTAAGAACCAGCTCAAGCCCGGCGGTGTAGAGACTTCCGCCGCCGGAGAAAACAAGGGATGCGGCCCCTCTGGGGCCGCCTCGTTGGAGCATTCGCGGCTGCTCCGGGAGCTGGGTATCCGGGTCTCCCGCTACACGAACGAGGAGCGCCGCGATATCATCACCCGCTACATGCAGAAGCGGAGCGGCCGCCAGGGCGTTAACCGCGCCGCCGCTAAG GTCCCGTCGAGGCAAGCCCTGGCGGAGCGGCGCCGGAGGAGTGTCGGAGGACAGTTCCTCGGCAAGGAGGACCCGCAG ACTGCAGATAAACCTGAAGAGAAGGCAGAAGAAGAGCCAGAATTGCCACCAGAAGTTGTTGCGAACGCTGGAGGAGTGCCCATAATTGGAATGGTCTTCGAGAGTGAAGAGAAAGCATGCAAGTATTATGTTAGTTATGCAGGAAATGTGGGATTTAGTGTCCGAAAAGGATTGTGGGATAAAACAGCAAAAAGTGGCAGTAGATCAAGGTTTTATGTCTGTTCCAGAGAGGGCTTTCGCGCAAAGAATTTGCCCAAGAGACCTTACCCGGAGACAAGGACGGGTTGCCCTGCACGATTTTCTATCATGTTAACGCCCAGTGGAAAATACCGAGTGACAGAATTTGTGCAGGATCATAATCACCAGCTTGCTGGTCCAATTGATATTGGGATGCTGAAGTCGCAAAGATTATTGTCCAAGGTTCAATCTGGAAATGGAAATGCCATAAGCATTCCTCCAAGGTACAAGAATTATCTTCGGACCAAGCCTACAAAAGATATGAACGCAGGGGATTTCAGAGATCTTACAGATTATTTTCGAAGTATGAAGAGTGATAATCCATCTTTTTACTATGCCATCCAGGTGGATGAAAATGACAAAGCTGCTAATGTCTTCTGGGCTGATGCAAGATCAATCTTCGACTATCATTATTTCAGTGATGTGATCTGCTTTGATATGACCTACAAACTGAATGACTACAGCAGGCCACTAGCTTTGTTTTTGGGTATCAACCATCATAGGCAAATGGTCATATTTGGTGCTGCTTTCCTGTATGATGAAACGGCTGAATCTTTCAAGTGGCTTCTTGAGACCTTTAAGGTTGCCATGTGTGGGAAACAGCCAAAGACTATTTTGACAGATCAATCTGCTGCTTTGAAGGAAGCACTAGACCTCGCTTGGCCTGGTACAGTTCACCGTTATTGCTTGTGGCAAATATACCAGGATGCAGTTAAGTCCTTGGCGCATGTTTTCTGTATTTCAGAAGAATTCACGCATGATTTTAGCCACTGTGTATTTGATGTCGAGGATGGCCAAGAGTTTGTTGAGACATGGAATGTGATAATGGAGAAATACAACCTTAAAGAAAACAAATTGTTAAATGAGCTTTACGAAGACAGAGAAAATTGGGCCTTGCCATATGGCCGACAAATATTCTCTGGGGACATTAAAAGCATGGTACGAGCagaaaccttaggcataaggatgaAAGAATACTTGGATTGTGAGAAAGAGCTATCTCCTTTTTTGAAGTTTTTTGAAAGTTCAGTTGAGAAGAGGAGACAGGAAGAGATACAAGCTGATTACCAAGCCAGCCAAAGGGAACCAAGAACACCTCTGCCACTGCTCTGGCAGGCTGCAAACTTGTATACACCAATAAATTTTGAGTTATTTAGGAAAGAGTATGAAGAGTGCATGGACTGTATGGTTTACGGTTGCGGCGAGTTCGGCTCTCTTTCTGAGTATATGATTACTTTTAAAAACAGAACTAAAGAACAACTTGTGCGGTTTGATTCATCAGATGGCACGGTTGCATGCACTTGTAAAAAATTTGAAACTGCTGGAATTTTATGCTGCCATATATTAAAGGTATATGAACTGAAGAATGTTAAAGAGATCCCCCTACAGTATCTTCTTAAGAGATGGAGTAAAGATGCAAAGTTGGGGACCGTTCATGAAATCAATGGGTTTAGTTTTGACAGTCATATAGGATCTTGTGTTCCAGAGCGTTATGCAGCTCTTTGTCGTTTGTTCTATAAGATTGCTTCTAAGGCTGCAGCGAACGTAGAGACATTTTCAATGGTCGCAAGCCAGTCGGATCAACTTAATGAAGGAATTGAACGAACTTTGCAATCAACACTAGCTGCTAAGTCATCTGTTGTCCATTCCATCAAGGATCAGTTAACTCGTATGGTTCAAAATGATTATCCTCTTGGTAATAGCAGCGAGCCTCAGAAATCTACAGGAAAGAAGATGAGTGAAGTTACTCGTCGTGGAAATTGTCAGGAAACCAATAAAAGGCAGAAACAAAGAAAAG GGCATTCTGGCGAAGCAGCTGCAGGACCAAGGGAAAGGGAAGTGAATGTTACGGATCAGTTCCTACCAGATCAACCAATGCAG GGACATTATGTACTTGGCCACAACTTTGGTCTTAGTACCTCACAGAACCTTCGTGACAATTTGAACCATTTTGATCAG GCTTCTGCAGTTCCAACCCTGCAACAGCAGCCATTCCCTGGGAATGGTGAACTAACCGAAACCCAA GCCTATACTGGTGACATGCACGCATTGCAATTCATGGAGACGAATCCCCAGATCGACCATGAGAATGGAGAGGAGGGTCAGTCGTCGATACCGGTGTGGGATTTTCTCTGA
- the LOC119356184 gene encoding protein argonaute 2-like, translating to MANRRGGGGRDGGRDSGDKRGGGGGRNRGRGGGRAAPPAGGRGPRDEVDETRGGGSAPVGDQNRGGGASRGLGQYRGGGGADRDRGASSYARGGDRGAGGEDYGRVDNAYGRYQSPRGGGGDPSGSRGREGRGSGSNGPRDPYHHGGEQGRGAGGGDHGAGGGPYGGYQGRGGGEDYYPSRWHGGGRGPYGYHPAPQEERRRDKYPQQYAATPSPKKIPSKEVASPSRPGVRKIGPIEEVEVKLWVNHFSIKFGESTVFHYGVKLAQVSPEASGGLELSMADQNFVNAQLLKMLQKSPHSLVVASDGKGNLYSFAKLPEGLSLPVSVRSRAYNASVEFKDELPFRSDQHVPRNVLQALDVIVRQASSYEKIIIGQTLYSPQWLVLEGSNHVHVQALGGTKQTLKPTEQGLVLCVDYSVMDFCKPESRVLDLVEHLLKRFGRRNHLNPRSPALDKEEWEYLKSQLRGLCITVSYQKKSSEGKRDAPTVRKYKVQDLTAEKAEQIIFKEFKVDKSWELVQYYRQQYGEDIQYKMLPCLILSKREDKPNYVPIELCRLHRCQKYPKDSSQEPRRPPPSDERKIMIERMVNDGLDGPCRGGNRGEQFRISLDTQMTEVTGRILLPPVLKLGDSKELSIRLANRQWNLQDHKIFDGQSLKCWGVLDFSGQETRFRDAFIAKIVRKCNNLGITMFCEPSLVHKSAMLVLSDPDKLRRELSKAKEAAEEKGQKLQLLFCPMSELHPGYKTLKLICEIELGMQTQCLLTQLANKEGKGQDQYLSNLALKINSKLGGSNMQLSRELPMVTGTRFMFIGADVNHPPPGDTVSLSIAAVVASMDCPSASQYVPRIRAQRHRSEEIDNLGTMCKELIQVYMERNGGFKPDKIIYFRDGVSDEQFKMVLDKELVSMEKGICEDDYSPTITVVVAKKRHNTRLFPKDENELQTTNGNVLPGTVVDTVVVDGSHDDFFLCSHDGLHGTSRPTHYYMLKNGHGFKRVDLQKLVYSMCFMFARCTKPVSLTAPIKYADITAYRGRDYYDSRMDSLQFQAQFQAVEFPELRVHPDLRDKMFFV from the exons ATGGCTAaccgacgcggcggcggaggcCGCGACGGAGGGAGAGATTCCGGTGACAAgaggggcggcgggggcggcaggaaccggggccgcggcggcggccgagcGGCTCCCCCCGCCGGCGGGAGAGGCCCCCGCGATGAGGTTGACGAGACCCGCGGAGGCGGCTCGGCTCCCGTCGGAGACCAGAACCGCGGAGGAGGCGCCTCTCGCGGCTTAGGCCAGtaccgcggcggaggcggcgcggacCGCGACCGAGGTGCCAGCTCTTACGCGCGAGGCGGGGACcgcggcgcgggcggcgaggaCTACGGCAGGGTCGACAACGCTTACGGAAGATACCAGAGCCCCCGCGGAGGCGGCGGGGATCCAAGCGGAAGCCGAGGAAGAGAAGGGCGTGGTTCGGGAAGCAATGGACCTCGGGACCCGTACCACCATGGGGGAGAGCAGGgtcgcggcgcgggcggcggagatCACGGCGCGGGCGGCGGGCCTTACGGAGGATACCAGGGCCGCGGCGGAGGGGAGGACTACTATCCAAgcagatggcacggaggagggcgcGGTCCGTACGGGTACCACCCCGCGCCGCAGGAAGAGCGGCGTCGCGACAAGTACCCCCAGCAGTACGCCGCGACACCGTCGCCGAAGAAGATCCCCTCCAAGGAGGTGGCGAGCCCGTCGCGACCTGGTG TCAGAAAAATTGGTCCCATTGAAGaggtagaagtcaaactttgggtgAACCACTTTAGCATTAAGTTTGGGGAATCAACTGTCTTTCACTACGGTGTCAAGCTCGCCCAAGTTTCTCCAGAGGCATCAGGAGGCTTGGAGCTCTCCATGGCAGATCAGAATTTTGTAAATGCTCAACTCTTGAAGATGCTTCAGAAGTCTCCACATTCATTAGTTGTTGCTTCTGATGGCAAGGGCAatctgtactcctttgccaaactgccAGAAGGTTTATCCCTCCCTGTGTCAGTTCGGTCACGGGCCTACAATGCCTCAGTAGAGTTCAAGGACGAGCTGCCGTTCCGCTCTGATCAGCATGTGCCTAGGAATGTCTTGCAGGCTCTTGATGTCATTGTGCGTCAGGCCTCTAGCTATGAAAAGATTATCATTGGTCAGACATTATATTCACCACAGTGGTTAGTTCTTGAGGGCTCCAATCATGTTCATGTCCAAGCTCTAGGGGGAACGAAGCAGACCCTAAAACCCACCGAGCAAGGGCTAGTCTTATGTGTGGACTATTCAGTTATGGACTTCTGCAAACCTGAAAGCCGTGTTCTGGATCTTGTTGAGCACTTGCTGAAGCGCTTTGGCAGAAGGAACCACCTTAACCCCCGTAGTCCAGCTCTAGACAAGGAAGAGTGGGAATATTTGAAGAGTCAGCTCAGAGGCCTGTGTATTACCGTGAGTTACCAGAAGAAGTCCTCTGAAGGAAAAAGGGATGCGCCGACAGTTCGGAAGTACAAGGTTCAAGACTTGACGGCTGAAAAGGCTGAACAGATAATCTTCAAGGAGTTCAAAGTAGATAAGAGTTGGGAGCTTGTTCAGTATTATCGTCAGCAGTACGGGGAGGATATTCAGTATAAGATGCTTCCATGCTTGATTTTGAGCAAGAGAGAGGACAAGCCAAACTATGTCCCGATTGAGCTTTGCAGGCTTCATAGATGTCAGAAGTATCCCAAGGATTCCAGCCAGGAACCGAGGAGGCCACCCCCATCAGATGAGCGGAAAATTATGATTGAGCGAATGGTTAATGATGGACTGGATGGGCCTTGCAG AGGAGGAAACAGAGGCGAGCAATTCAGGATTTCATTGGATACACAGATGACAGAAGTGACCGGCAGGATCCTTCTCCCCCCAGTGCTAAAACTGGGTGACTCTAAAGAATTGAGTATTCGTCTTGCTAACCGCCAGTGGAACCTCCAGGATCACAAAATATTTGACGGCCAGTCTCTCAAGTGCTGGGGCGTGCTCGATTTCAGTGGACAGGAGACTCGTTTCAGGGATGCCTTTATTGCAAAGATTGTCAGAAAGTGCAATAATCTCGGTATTACGATGTTCTGTGAGCCAAGCCTTGTGCACAAGTCAGCAATGTTGGTGCTATCTGATCCGGACAAACTACGTAGGGAGCTTAGCAAAGCGAAGGAGGCTGCGGAGGAGAAGGGGCAGAAGCTGCAGCTCCTCTTCTGCCCGATGTCTGAGCTGCACCCTGGGTACAAGACGCTGAAGCTGATCTGCGAGATAGAACTGGGGATGCAGACTCAGTGTCTCTTGACCCAGCTGGCGAACAAAGAAGGCAAGGGCCAGGACCAGTACTTGTCCAACCTTGCCCTCAAGATCAACAGCAAGCTCGGAGGAAGCAACATGCAGCTATCTCGCGAGCTCCCAATGGTGACTGGCACACGCTTCATGTTCATCGGCGCGGACGTGAACCACCCGCCTCCAGGAGACACGGTGAGTCTGTCGATAGCAGCTGTTGTGGCGTCCATGGATTGCCCTAGCGCCAGCCAGTACGTGCCGAGAATCCGTGCCCAGAGGCACCGCTCGGAGGAGATCGATAACCTCGGTACCATGTGTAAGGAGCTCATCCAAGTCTACATGGAAAGGAACGGCGGCTTCAAGCCAGACAAGATCATTTACTTCCGCGATGGCGTGAGCGACGAGCAGTTCAAGATGGTCCTTGACAAGGAGCTAGTGTCTATGGAGAAGGGTATCTGCGAAGACGACTACTCGCCGACGATCACAGTTGTCGTGGCCAAGAAGCGGCACAACACGCGGCTGTTCCCCAAGGACGAAAACGAGCTGCAGACAACGAATGGCAATGTGCTCCCTGGCACGGTCGTCGACACAGTCGTGGTCGACGGGTCGCACGATGACTTCTTCCTCTGCAGCCACGACGGGCTGCACGGGACGAGCCGGCCCACGCACTACTACATGCTGAAGAACGGGCACGGCTTCAAGCGCGTGGACCTGCAGAAGCTGGTGTACAGCATGTGCTTCATGTTCGCTCGCTGCACCAAGCCAGTGTCGCTGACGGCGCCCATCAAGTACGCCGACATCACGGCCTACCGCGGCAGGGACTACTACGACAGCAGGATGGATTCCCTGCAGTTCCAGGCGCAGTTCCAGGCCGTCGAGTTCCCGGAGCTGCGCGTGCACCCGGATCTCAGGGACAAGATGTTCTTCGTCTGA